A stretch of Janibacter endophyticus DNA encodes these proteins:
- a CDS encoding FtsK/SpoIIIE domain-containing protein codes for MKLKLTLEGSGDPTDLAITLDSQTTVGQLADHLVAVHPSRGSGSRLPTGEHTLALVDESHRAMDPRATVSESGLTSGSRVSVTRRTAGYTDPNRVAAKVVVISGPDEGREYSLAGGSAYIGRGRGCEVQLSDQSVSRRHAKIVVGDQIEVADLGSSNGILVSDEQVERAVLGEDDVVTLGETSLRVSGTGGVAASITRAEGGLLAFSRSPVINPIYAGKTYALPELPERGKPPRMPWAIMLIPVLMGMMMFTFTRSPFSLIFMLMMPLMYVAMNYEARRSNRLDFEEAMKDFREDVGFLVEDIEGDQAVEEESRRRENPSAREALEAAERHAPLTWSRRPGEPGFLELRLGLADLPSRSTIEMPTIGRSKAEAWLELSRQMEGLSTVGSVPVLGEPMHHGAIGVSGPRAQALDVARALVVQAAALHSPAEIIIGAITSTTTAADWAWLKWLPHVSSVHSPVSVRHTAASAQAAAALLEEIEEALPAAKTQPETGQPYVAEGGVHMVLVVENDAPVSRARLVTLAEAAYRRGIALIWVSPVTDQLPAACRTYVEIGQDGAALVGFVGDATIVVPVEADRMDAESAGRLARKMSASTDAGALVSDDSDLPRSVSFLTLVGPELATSEAAVVERWGENRSILTGPYAPAHPVKKPGSLRAILGQSSQGTYSLDLRTDGPHALVGGTTGAGKSETLQAWILGMASAHSPQRVTFLLVDYKGGSAFRDCVNLPHTVGMVTDLSPHLVRRALASLSAELHHREHLLERHRAKDLVELERRGEVEAPPSLIIIVDEFAALVQEVPDFVDGVVNIAQRGRSLGIHLILATQRPAGVIKDNLRANTNLRIALRMADESDSDDVLGTPEAAFFDPAIPGRGMAKSGPGRLVPFQSGYAGGWTSDAPPPADIRVETLTFGTPRQWELPPVSPEEQIAIEQEDRGPTDIQRLVQTIGAASELAQIPEPRKPWLPDMLDVYDLAELPTGRRDDNLVFGVLDDPDRQQQPTVSFRPDLEGNLAVFGASGSGKSALLRTFAVAAGFTVRGGPCHVYGLDFGNRGLTMLESLPHVGSIINGADHERVARLLRTLRQTIDERAARYSAANAASITEYRRLTGEQDEPRILVLLDGLVAFRQIYEGPRMTHWIDLFQALLSDGRPVGVHFVLSVDQRTGLPNQLGSSVQSRIILRMASADDYSSFDAPSDVLTQASPPGRALYNGREVQCAVLGGTQTVMDQARAVEGFARTMRRAGAAEAPEIGSLTERVALAELPERTPGGQVVVGVGARELAPVGLEPSGGFVITGQSGSGRTTAVATVFEALRRCGAVDEVHLYTLRKRSELLDLPGWTVTATTEDDIIEAAGDLVMRYQDDEVSGRVAIFLEKVNDLGDSMAEDKIEKVVKRALDSEHLVVAEGDSGFFNSGYGLPGMLRASRSGLILHPDEGDASVIFRASFPAFNATGAPEGRGFIVQRGQQDLVQVALPGLKDAAAQGESRDGRV; via the coding sequence ATGAAGCTCAAGCTGACCCTCGAGGGGTCGGGTGACCCGACGGATCTCGCGATCACGCTCGACAGCCAGACCACGGTGGGGCAGCTGGCCGACCACCTGGTCGCCGTCCACCCCTCCCGAGGGTCGGGCTCGCGCCTGCCGACGGGTGAGCACACCCTCGCGCTCGTCGACGAGAGCCACCGGGCGATGGACCCGCGGGCGACGGTCTCCGAGAGCGGGCTGACGTCCGGCTCCAGGGTGTCGGTGACCCGGCGCACGGCCGGCTACACCGACCCCAACCGGGTGGCGGCGAAGGTCGTCGTCATCTCGGGTCCCGACGAGGGCCGCGAGTACTCGCTGGCCGGCGGGTCCGCGTACATCGGACGGGGCCGCGGCTGCGAGGTGCAGCTGAGCGACCAGTCCGTCTCTCGGCGCCACGCCAAGATCGTCGTCGGCGACCAGATCGAGGTCGCGGACCTCGGCAGCTCCAACGGGATCCTCGTCAGCGACGAGCAGGTCGAGCGTGCGGTGCTCGGCGAGGACGACGTGGTGACCCTCGGCGAGACGAGCCTGCGGGTGAGCGGCACCGGGGGAGTGGCAGCGTCCATCACCCGTGCCGAGGGTGGGCTCCTCGCCTTCAGCCGGTCGCCGGTGATCAACCCGATCTACGCGGGCAAGACCTATGCCCTGCCGGAGCTGCCGGAGCGTGGCAAGCCGCCGCGGATGCCGTGGGCGATCATGCTCATCCCGGTCCTCATGGGCATGATGATGTTCACCTTCACGCGCTCGCCCTTCTCGCTGATCTTCATGCTCATGATGCCGCTGATGTACGTGGCGATGAACTACGAGGCCCGCCGCTCGAACCGCCTCGACTTCGAGGAGGCGATGAAGGACTTCCGTGAGGACGTGGGCTTCCTCGTCGAGGACATCGAGGGTGACCAGGCCGTGGAGGAGGAGTCCCGGCGGCGCGAGAACCCGAGCGCCCGGGAGGCGCTGGAGGCGGCCGAGCGGCACGCACCGCTCACGTGGAGCCGCCGGCCCGGCGAGCCAGGCTTCCTCGAGCTCCGGCTCGGCCTGGCCGATCTGCCCAGCCGCTCGACGATCGAGATGCCGACCATCGGCCGGAGCAAGGCCGAGGCGTGGCTGGAGCTCTCACGACAGATGGAGGGTCTCTCGACCGTCGGGTCCGTCCCCGTCCTCGGCGAGCCCATGCACCACGGTGCGATCGGCGTCTCGGGCCCGCGGGCCCAGGCCCTCGACGTCGCGCGCGCCCTCGTCGTCCAGGCTGCGGCGCTGCACTCTCCGGCGGAGATCATCATCGGGGCGATCACCTCGACGACCACCGCCGCGGACTGGGCCTGGCTCAAGTGGCTCCCGCACGTCAGCTCGGTGCACAGCCCCGTGAGCGTGCGGCACACCGCGGCCTCGGCGCAGGCAGCCGCGGCGCTGCTCGAGGAGATCGAGGAGGCCCTCCCGGCCGCGAAGACCCAGCCGGAGACCGGCCAGCCGTACGTCGCCGAGGGCGGGGTGCACATGGTGCTCGTCGTCGAGAACGACGCACCGGTCTCGCGCGCCCGGCTCGTGACGCTCGCCGAGGCCGCGTACCGCCGGGGGATCGCCCTCATCTGGGTCTCCCCGGTCACCGACCAGCTCCCCGCGGCCTGCCGCACCTACGTCGAGATCGGTCAGGACGGCGCAGCCCTGGTCGGCTTCGTCGGCGACGCCACCATCGTCGTGCCGGTCGAGGCCGACCGGATGGACGCGGAGAGCGCCGGCCGGCTGGCCCGGAAGATGTCCGCCTCCACGGATGCCGGTGCGCTGGTCTCCGACGACTCCGACCTGCCCCGGTCCGTCTCCTTCCTCACCCTCGTCGGACCGGAGCTCGCGACGAGCGAGGCGGCCGTCGTCGAGCGCTGGGGAGAGAACCGCTCGATCCTCACCGGGCCCTACGCGCCCGCCCACCCGGTGAAGAAGCCGGGCTCCCTGCGGGCGATCCTCGGTCAGAGCAGCCAGGGCACCTACTCCCTCGACCTGCGCACCGACGGCCCGCACGCCCTCGTCGGTGGGACGACGGGCGCCGGCAAGTCCGAGACCCTGCAGGCCTGGATCCTCGGCATGGCGTCGGCCCACTCCCCGCAGCGGGTGACCTTCCTCCTCGTGGACTACAAGGGCGGCTCGGCCTTCCGTGACTGCGTCAACCTCCCGCACACCGTGGGGATGGTCACCGACCTCAGCCCGCACCTCGTGCGCCGGGCGCTCGCCTCGCTCTCGGCGGAGCTGCACCACCGCGAGCACCTGCTCGAGCGCCACCGGGCGAAGGACCTCGTCGAGCTCGAGCGGCGCGGTGAGGTCGAGGCGCCACCGAGCCTGATCATCATCGTCGACGAGTTCGCGGCCCTGGTGCAGGAGGTCCCGGACTTCGTCGACGGCGTCGTGAACATCGCTCAGCGTGGCCGCTCGCTAGGCATCCACCTCATCCTCGCGACCCAGCGGCCGGCCGGCGTCATCAAGGACAACCTCCGGGCCAACACCAACCTGAGGATCGCCCTGCGGATGGCCGACGAGTCCGACTCCGACGACGTGCTCGGGACGCCGGAGGCGGCCTTCTTCGACCCGGCCATCCCGGGCCGTGGGATGGCGAAGTCGGGACCGGGCCGCCTCGTCCCCTTCCAGTCCGGCTACGCGGGCGGCTGGACGTCGGACGCGCCGCCCCCGGCGGACATCCGGGTCGAGACCCTCACCTTCGGGACCCCCCGGCAGTGGGAGCTGCCCCCGGTGAGCCCGGAGGAGCAGATCGCGATCGAGCAGGAGGACCGCGGTCCGACGGACATCCAGCGCCTCGTGCAGACGATCGGTGCCGCCAGCGAGCTCGCGCAGATCCCCGAGCCGCGCAAGCCGTGGCTCCCGGACATGCTCGACGTGTACGACCTCGCCGAGCTCCCGACCGGGCGTCGTGACGACAACCTCGTCTTCGGGGTGCTCGACGACCCGGACCGTCAGCAGCAGCCGACCGTCTCCTTCCGCCCCGACCTCGAGGGCAACCTCGCGGTCTTCGGCGCCTCGGGATCCGGCAAGTCCGCCCTCCTGCGGACCTTCGCGGTGGCGGCCGGCTTCACCGTCCGAGGCGGACCGTGCCATGTCTACGGGCTCGACTTCGGCAACCGCGGCCTGACGATGCTCGAGTCGCTCCCGCACGTCGGCAGCATCATCAACGGTGCCGACCACGAGCGGGTGGCCCGGCTGCTGCGCACGCTCCGGCAGACGATCGACGAGCGTGCCGCGCGTTACAGCGCGGCCAACGCGGCCAGCATCACCGAGTACCGACGCCTCACGGGCGAGCAGGACGAACCCCGGATCCTCGTGCTCCTCGACGGTCTGGTCGCCTTCCGACAGATCTACGAGGGTCCCCGGATGACGCACTGGATCGACCTCTTCCAGGCGCTGCTCTCCGACGGCCGCCCCGTCGGTGTCCACTTCGTCCTCAGCGTCGACCAGCGCACGGGTCTGCCCAACCAGCTCGGCTCCTCGGTCCAGAGCCGCATCATCCTGCGGATGGCCAGCGCCGACGACTACAGCAGCTTCGACGCCCCTTCGGACGTCCTCACGCAGGCCTCCCCGCCAGGACGCGCGCTGTACAACGGCCGCGAGGTCCAGTGCGCCGTCCTCGGCGGCACCCAGACCGTCATGGACCAGGCCCGCGCCGTCGAGGGTTTCGCCCGCACGATGCGCCGGGCCGGGGCTGCGGAGGCACCCGAGATCGGCTCGCTCACCGAGCGGGTCGCCCTCGCCGAGCTGCCGGAGCGCACCCCCGGCGGCCAGGTCGTCGTCGGGGTGGGGGCCCGCGAGCTCGCGCCGGTGGGTCTCGAGCCGAGCGGCGGCTTCGTCATCACCGGCCAGTCGGGCAGCGGCCGGACGACCGCCGTGGCGACCGTCTTCGAGGCGCTGCGCCGATGCGGCGCTGTCGACGAGGTGCACCTCTACACGCTGCGCAAGCGCTCCGAGCTCCTCGACCTCCCGGGCTGGACCGTCACCGCGACCACCGAGGACGACATCATCGAGGCCGCCGGCGATCTCGTGATGCGCTACCAGGACGACGAGGTCTCCGGTCGGGTCGCGATCTTCCTCGAGAAGGTCAACGACCTCGGTGACTCCATGGCGGAGGACAAGATCGAGAAGGTCGTCAAGCGCGCCCTCGACTCCGAGCACCTCGTCGTCGCCGAGGGTGACAGCGGGTTCTTCAACTCCGGCTACGGCCTGCCCGGGATGCTCCGGGCCTCGCGCTCCGGGCTCATCCTGCACCCCGACGAGGGGGACGCCTCGGTGATCTTCCGGGCGTCCTTCCCCGCCTTCAACGCCACAGGCGCTCCGGAGGGGCGGGGATTCATCGTCCAGCGCGGCCAGCAGGACCTCGTGCAGGTCGCCCTCCCTGGGTTGAAAGACGCTGCTGCACAAGGAGAGTCGCGAGACGGAAGGGTCTGA
- a CDS encoding transglutaminase-like domain-containing protein, with protein MSGSNPIPTVRESWIPEEQPDAKQRTRSFFSRYALDRDGLVDLGFTVVVTALLLLGLRTGFIGWQWVLAAVGGAVLGLLVAHIVVSHRWSVLATFVGLVVVYFLFGGPLAVREDLIGGVIPSGQTLSDLLGAAIVGWKKWLTMMPPVDARGPLVALPFLIGLVSSAVVYSVARSTRRLWLLAVVVLGLLAASIVLGTLAPAGTLLQGALLGLVLLAWLVVRDRRSRTKLQNGAGTRARLVTGAALVLVAALAATLLGPLLPGRDAAEARTVVRSQLEPPFDIAEYPSPLAGFRKYTEPNLADLYDKPLLEVEGLDAGHTLRIATLDRYDGSAWGAGNRAEEGSLDPGTAFQQVGTRIAAEGPGEERRVTVTVPDGGWSDVWLPTAGVLRGVEFAGPRARELSRQMWLNVDSRTAIVPAQLRPGDRYTMTALVTPPPATELPEQLDVDSGSLIEGYDGGYLDARVDAWTGDATSGWQQVRNIAAYMSREGAYTDGGEKNSYEKVYLAGHSTGRIARFVGSTQLAGNDEQFAATLALAANRLGIPTRVVMGAIVPEDGVVKGKDVHAWVEVRSTDGWTPVLPSAFVPDRNKKPQQQQIQTEEQRVGAQVPPPAGVNPPSVLQGPEQAQNDTDLRKKQTRNPLDPASWPAWVRYLVFFVVLPALLLLATYATIRGLKRRRRRRRATTGPTAARAAHIWQDLVADARSLGAPVTKGSTNLEQASALGVPAAVALAARGNAFVFGPGEPPEDAVEAYRVEAEAVRKEMRGQASRWRRLRSDVDVRPLFAGRTQPRGGRRGRRAVPQSPAVEGAR; from the coding sequence ATGAGCGGCTCGAACCCGATCCCCACGGTCCGCGAGTCCTGGATCCCCGAGGAGCAGCCGGACGCCAAGCAGCGGACCCGCTCGTTCTTCTCCCGGTACGCCCTCGACCGCGACGGCCTCGTCGACCTCGGCTTCACCGTCGTCGTCACCGCGCTGCTCCTGCTCGGTCTGCGGACCGGCTTCATCGGCTGGCAGTGGGTCCTGGCCGCCGTGGGCGGAGCGGTCCTCGGGCTGCTCGTCGCGCACATCGTCGTGAGCCACCGCTGGTCGGTGCTCGCGACCTTCGTCGGGCTGGTCGTCGTGTACTTCCTCTTCGGCGGCCCGCTGGCCGTGCGGGAGGACCTCATCGGCGGGGTGATCCCCTCCGGCCAGACCCTCAGCGACCTCCTCGGCGCCGCGATCGTCGGCTGGAAGAAGTGGCTGACGATGATGCCGCCGGTCGATGCGCGCGGGCCGCTCGTCGCGCTGCCCTTCCTCATCGGTCTCGTGAGCAGCGCCGTCGTCTACTCCGTCGCACGCTCGACGCGGCGGCTGTGGCTGCTCGCCGTCGTGGTGCTCGGCCTCCTCGCCGCCTCGATCGTGCTCGGCACCCTCGCTCCCGCCGGCACCCTGCTCCAGGGCGCGCTCCTCGGCCTCGTGCTCCTCGCCTGGCTCGTCGTGCGTGACCGTCGGAGCCGGACCAAGCTGCAGAACGGCGCGGGCACCCGGGCGCGCCTGGTCACGGGCGCGGCGCTCGTCCTCGTCGCGGCGCTCGCCGCGACCCTCCTCGGCCCGCTCCTGCCCGGTCGTGACGCGGCCGAGGCCCGGACCGTCGTCCGCTCGCAGCTCGAGCCCCCCTTCGACATCGCCGAGTACCCGAGCCCGCTCGCCGGCTTCCGCAAGTACACCGAGCCCAACCTCGCCGACCTCTACGACAAGCCGTTGCTCGAGGTCGAGGGCCTCGACGCGGGTCACACCCTGCGCATCGCGACGCTCGACCGCTACGACGGCTCGGCGTGGGGCGCGGGCAACCGGGCCGAGGAGGGATCGCTCGATCCCGGCACCGCCTTCCAGCAGGTCGGCACCCGCATCGCGGCGGAAGGTCCGGGGGAGGAGCGTCGGGTCACCGTCACCGTCCCGGACGGCGGGTGGTCCGACGTCTGGCTGCCGACGGCCGGCGTCCTGCGCGGGGTCGAGTTCGCCGGTCCTCGGGCCCGCGAGCTGAGCCGGCAGATGTGGCTCAACGTCGACAGCCGCACGGCGATCGTCCCGGCGCAGCTGCGGCCCGGGGACCGCTACACGATGACGGCCCTCGTCACCCCGCCGCCGGCCACGGAGCTGCCCGAGCAGCTCGACGTCGACAGCGGGTCGCTCATCGAGGGGTACGACGGCGGCTACCTCGACGCCCGCGTCGACGCCTGGACCGGTGACGCCACCTCCGGCTGGCAGCAGGTGCGCAACATCGCCGCCTACATGAGCCGCGAGGGCGCCTACACCGACGGTGGCGAGAAGAACTCCTACGAGAAGGTCTACCTCGCTGGGCACTCCACCGGCCGGATCGCGCGCTTCGTCGGCAGCACCCAGCTCGCGGGCAACGACGAGCAGTTCGCTGCGACGCTCGCCCTGGCGGCGAACCGCCTCGGGATCCCGACGCGGGTCGTCATGGGGGCGATCGTGCCCGAGGACGGCGTCGTCAAGGGCAAGGACGTCCACGCGTGGGTCGAGGTCCGCTCGACCGACGGGTGGACGCCGGTCCTGCCGTCGGCCTTCGTCCCGGACCGCAACAAGAAGCCGCAGCAGCAGCAGATCCAGACCGAGGAGCAGCGCGTCGGTGCCCAGGTGCCGCCGCCGGCGGGGGTCAACCCGCCGAGCGTCCTCCAGGGTCCGGAGCAGGCGCAGAACGACACGGACCTGCGCAAGAAGCAGACCCGCAACCCGCTCGACCCGGCCAGCTGGCCGGCGTGGGTGCGCTACCTCGTCTTCTTCGTCGTCCTGCCCGCGCTCCTGCTCCTCGCGACCTACGCGACGATCCGCGGGCTGAAGCGTCGGCGGCGTCGGCGGCGGGCGACGACCGGCCCGACCGCGGCCCGGGCGGCGCACATCTGGCAGGACCTCGTCGCCGACGCCAGGTCCCTCGGTGCCCCCGTGACAAAGGGGTCGACGAACCTCGAGCAGGCCTCGGCCCTCGGGGTCCCGGCCGCCGTGGCGCTCGCCGCTCGCGGCAACGCCTTCGTCTTCGGGCCGGGCGAGCCGCCCGAGGACGCCGTCGAGGCCTACCGGGTCGAGGCGGAGGCGGTGCGCAAGGAGATGCGCGGTCAGGCCTCCCGCTGGCGCCGGCTGCGCTCGGACGTCGACGTCCGCCCGCTCTTCGCCGGTCGTACCCAGCCCCGTGGGGGCCGGCGTGGTCGCCGGGCAGTGCCCCAGTCCCCTGCCGTGGAAGGCGCTCGATGA
- a CDS encoding DUF58 domain-containing protein, giving the protein MSAPDPDDPTMTRPRRQVSEVDESTTSREALGDSRRSRRSRASARSGSGPSKEQQRAEKMARTHEPKRRGPSLPSITIPKITVPKEVGESITGVRRVAGARLGPVAEKTRPGWEPVVSVLRWVSPLGWTIVALGLLAWWAGARWQWVELMMIAAACLVLVLACVALAIGRTKVRIETHVDPRRVTVGDPATGRVDIENLAKVPLLPIVVELPVGRSDARFTMPSLRSGAVHEELFVVPTERRGVIPVGPAKTVQGDPFGLVRRELRWTDRTELFVHPRTVPLDSHQHGLLRDLEGQATQDMSRSDLAFHALREYEPGDDLRHVHWRSSAKIGQLMVRQYLDTRRAHLAVIVDTTPDVYSDGDEGVEVAIEVAASLIVRSIMDEQDGTVVCNDQVASRTTAPLLLDTLARATVGRVDLFGRASEAAMVAPDASVAAIVTGPGRAFIESQRALSQFETEVGKLVIVVDPAAQPAVQQIAGLTVLTIGRLVDLRRVLLSGVAA; this is encoded by the coding sequence ATGAGCGCGCCGGACCCTGACGACCCGACGATGACCCGTCCCCGGCGGCAGGTCAGCGAGGTCGACGAGAGCACGACGAGCCGGGAGGCCCTCGGGGACTCCCGGCGCTCCCGGCGCTCCCGCGCGTCCGCCCGCTCCGGGTCCGGCCCGAGCAAGGAGCAGCAGCGGGCCGAAAAGATGGCGCGCACGCACGAGCCGAAGCGCCGCGGCCCGTCCCTGCCGAGCATCACCATCCCGAAGATCACCGTCCCCAAGGAGGTCGGCGAGAGCATCACCGGCGTCCGCCGGGTCGCCGGTGCGCGCCTCGGGCCGGTGGCCGAGAAGACCCGCCCCGGGTGGGAGCCCGTCGTCTCCGTCCTGCGCTGGGTCTCCCCGCTCGGCTGGACGATCGTGGCGCTCGGGCTGCTGGCCTGGTGGGCGGGAGCCCGCTGGCAGTGGGTCGAGCTGATGATGATCGCCGCGGCCTGCCTCGTGCTCGTCCTCGCGTGCGTCGCCCTGGCGATCGGGCGGACGAAGGTGCGGATCGAGACCCATGTCGACCCGCGCCGGGTGACCGTCGGCGACCCCGCGACCGGACGCGTCGACATCGAGAACCTCGCGAAGGTCCCGCTCCTGCCCATCGTCGTCGAGCTGCCCGTCGGGCGCTCCGACGCCCGCTTCACCATGCCGAGCCTGCGCAGCGGCGCGGTGCACGAGGAGCTCTTCGTCGTGCCGACCGAGCGGCGCGGCGTCATCCCCGTCGGTCCGGCGAAGACCGTCCAGGGCGACCCCTTCGGCCTCGTCCGTCGCGAGCTGCGCTGGACCGACCGGACCGAGCTCTTCGTCCACCCGCGGACCGTGCCGCTCGACAGCCACCAGCACGGCCTGCTTCGCGACCTGGAGGGCCAGGCGACGCAGGACATGTCGCGCTCCGACCTCGCCTTCCACGCCCTGCGCGAGTACGAGCCGGGCGACGACCTGCGCCACGTCCACTGGCGGTCGTCGGCCAAGATCGGCCAGCTCATGGTCCGGCAGTACCTCGACACCCGCCGGGCTCACCTCGCGGTGATCGTCGACACCACCCCCGACGTCTACAGCGACGGGGACGAAGGGGTGGAGGTCGCCATCGAGGTCGCGGCCAGCCTCATCGTCCGCTCGATCATGGACGAGCAGGACGGCACGGTCGTCTGCAACGACCAGGTCGCCTCACGGACGACGGCACCGCTGCTCCTCGACACCCTGGCGCGGGCGACGGTCGGCCGCGTCGACCTCTTCGGGCGGGCTTCGGAGGCCGCGATGGTCGCCCCCGACGCCAGCGTCGCGGCGATCGTCACCGGGCCGGGCCGCGCCTTCATCGAGAGCCAGCGGGCGTTGTCGCAGTTCGAGACCGAGGTCGGCAAGCTCGTCATCGTCGTCGACCCGGCCGCGCAGCCGGCCGTCCAGCAGATCGCCGGCCTCACCGTGCTCACCATCGGGCGGCTCGTCGACCTGCGACGGGTGCTCCTCAGCGGGGTGGCGGCATGA
- a CDS encoding AAA family ATPase produces MTVTQDQAAWFAQTFDQLVANVGQAVVGKEHVIRLTLTCMLSEGHILLEDFPGTGKTQLARSVAGTVQGTNSRIQFTPDLLPSDVSGVTVYDQDKREFTFHPGPIFATIVLADEINRASPKTQSALLEVMEEGRVTVDGTPHSVGEPFMVIATQNPIEQAGTYRLPEAQLDRFLMKTTLGYPDHEATMSVLAQAKTRDRAAGLSPIVTSDVVNDMAALADEVHVDPAILAYVSRLAEESRRHPSVRLGLSVRGCLAFVRVAKTWAVSQGRDHVIPDDIKLLAEPVLNHRLILTAEAQFAEITVQQVIDQLLAQVPAPSERAEA; encoded by the coding sequence ATGACCGTCACCCAGGACCAGGCAGCCTGGTTCGCCCAGACCTTCGACCAGCTCGTCGCCAACGTCGGCCAGGCCGTCGTCGGCAAGGAGCACGTCATCCGCCTGACGCTGACCTGCATGCTCTCCGAGGGGCACATCCTCCTCGAGGACTTCCCGGGCACGGGCAAGACCCAGCTCGCCAGGTCGGTCGCCGGCACGGTCCAGGGGACGAACAGCCGCATCCAGTTCACGCCCGACCTCCTCCCCAGCGATGTCTCCGGCGTCACCGTGTACGACCAGGACAAGCGGGAGTTCACCTTCCACCCCGGTCCGATCTTCGCGACGATCGTCCTCGCGGACGAGATCAACCGCGCCTCGCCGAAGACGCAGTCCGCGCTCCTTGAGGTCATGGAGGAGGGGCGGGTCACCGTCGACGGTACGCCCCACTCCGTCGGCGAGCCCTTCATGGTCATCGCGACGCAGAACCCCATCGAGCAGGCCGGCACCTACCGTCTGCCGGAGGCCCAGCTCGACCGGTTTCTCATGAAGACGACGCTCGGCTACCCCGACCACGAGGCGACGATGTCGGTCCTCGCGCAGGCCAAGACCCGAGACCGTGCGGCCGGCCTGTCCCCGATCGTCACCTCGGACGTCGTCAACGACATGGCGGCCCTGGCCGACGAGGTGCACGTCGACCCGGCGATCCTCGCCTACGTCTCCCGGCTCGCCGAGGAGTCGCGCCGCCACCCGAGCGTGCGTCTCGGGCTATCGGTGCGCGGCTGCCTCGCCTTCGTCCGGGTCGCCAAGACCTGGGCCGTGAGCCAGGGGCGCGACCACGTCATCCCCGACGACATCAAGCTCCTCGCCGAGCCGGTGCTCAACCACCGACTCATCCTCACGGCCGAGGCCCAGTTCGCCGAGATCACCGTGCAGCAGGTCATCGACCAGCTCCTCGCCCAGGTCCCGGCCCCGTCGGAGCGTGCTGAGGCCTGA